From a single Brassica napus cultivar Da-Ae chromosome C9, Da-Ae, whole genome shotgun sequence genomic region:
- the BNACNNG61830D gene encoding uncharacterized protein BNACNNG61830D, producing the protein MSLRWNKQKTGRLSRFMSELQQSPKSGGIMVVETGFPTSLIHLFVKNRDRLKKSSSRTKRILRQIETAPNASSPVITDAILEKPVRSKIENAHFVDGGLTAEHNKHTSDKNVCGAFVLMAFKVFIVAVLALSTKKKLTMGITLSALALLLTEIITARVLTRFNPCNGVAEKEKSGVSVHDKNVSEKIETCDDSTEPMKTEPIAVTEDSNSKVLRIRDLLLKDDKATSKSSKLKSKILKKLRSYKKNKTMKIKEETLTDVSSLVSEDNSEIIKSERDDEVKSSPPLMESRGDNMNGIVVIVLVLTGLLSGKVVAIGLTLSCLYLGFGAAKKSGLCI; encoded by the coding sequence ATGTCTCTACGATGGAACAAACAGAAAACTGGTCGGCTCTCGAGATTCATGTCGGAACTCCAACAATCTCCGAAAAGCGGCGGGATCATGGTCGTTGAAACTGGCTTCCCAACTTCTCTCATCCATCTCTTCGTCAAAAACCGCGATCGCCTCAAAAAATCCTCCTCTAGAACCAAACGCATCCTACGCCAGATTGAGACCGCTCCAAACGCTTCTTCGCCGGTTATAACAGACGCGATTCTAGAAAAGCCTGTCCGGAGTAAGATCGAGAACGCTCATTTCGTCGACGGTGGACTGACGGCGGAGCATAATAAGCACACAAGTGACAAGAACGTTTGCGGTGCGTTCGTTTTGATGGCGTTTAAGGTGTTTATAGTGGCGGTGCTCGCCTTGAGCACGAAGAAGAAGCTCACTATGGGAATCACTCTCTCTGCTTTAGCGCTTCTACTAACAGAGATCATTACGGCGCGTGTACTCACGCGCTTTAATCCCTGCAACGGGGTCGCGGAGAAAGAAAAGTCAGGAGTCTCAGTTCACGACAAGAACGTGAGCGAAAAGATCGAAACTTGCGACGATTCGACGGAGCCAATGAAAACAGAGCCTATAGCTGTAACAGAGGACTCCAATTCGAAAGTTTTAAGGATTCGTGATCTGTTGCTAAAGGATGACAAGGCTACAAGCAAAAGTTCAAAGCTGAAATCGAAGATTCTGAAAAAGTTGAGGAGCTACAAGAAGAATAAAACAATGAAGATCAAAGAAGAGACTTTGACTGATGTATCAAGCTTGGTTTCTGAGGATAATTCAGAGATAATCAAGTCAGAGAGAGACGACGAGGTGAAGTCGAGTCCACCATTGATGGAATCAAGAGGAGATAACATGAATGGGATCGTTGTTATCGTGCTCGTGCTTACTGGTCTGTTAAGTGGAAAGGTCGTAGCTATTGGTTTGACACTATCCTGTCTGTATCTCGGATTCGGAGCAGCAAAAAAGTCTGGTCTTTGCATATaa